The following proteins are co-located in the Trichormus variabilis 0441 genome:
- a CDS encoding phosphotransferase family protein, producing MPPFILNSQNVFDYLSSLNLCTLEEGESSKIELKPAKNFNLLITFPEGRKLLVKQERHNLEGKTTGEFVLEWRIHDFVSRFPELNHIRSYLSEAIYFNWENSIIIFNYLDNYRDLMDFYVKENLNLFPTQLANAVGTTLALIHRTSFNCEEYRDFFQNPGESKSNPKTPHLNRGLDRLTPEIFGKVPADGLRFFALYQRYDSLGQAIAQLINSFTPCCLTHNDLKLNNILVSLDWEDIGDENIVRLIDWERGSWGDPANDLGTLIASYLQIWLYSMVTGKSIAIEESLRLAATPLYVLQPSLRELVIAYLTHFPEILEHHPDFLQRVMQFCGLALITAIQAQLQYEKTFGNVGICMLQVAKSLLCRPEASVQTIFGVQLSDLSPVSLSQV from the coding sequence ATGCCGCCATTTATCCTCAACTCCCAAAACGTATTTGATTACTTAAGTTCTTTAAATTTGTGTACCCTTGAGGAAGGAGAATCAAGCAAAATTGAACTGAAACCAGCAAAGAATTTTAATTTATTAATTACTTTTCCAGAAGGGAGAAAACTACTAGTTAAACAAGAACGTCATAACTTAGAAGGAAAGACGACTGGTGAGTTTGTTCTGGAATGGCGCATTCATGATTTTGTTAGTAGGTTTCCAGAACTTAACCACATACGTTCCTATTTATCAGAAGCGATATACTTCAATTGGGAGAATTCTATTATTATTTTCAACTATCTTGATAACTACCGAGATCTGATGGATTTTTACGTTAAGGAGAATTTAAATTTATTTCCCACCCAGCTTGCTAATGCAGTCGGGACTACTTTGGCATTGATTCATCGCACCTCATTTAACTGTGAAGAATACCGAGATTTCTTTCAAAATCCTGGTGAGAGTAAATCTAACCCAAAAACACCTCATCTAAATCGAGGATTAGATAGACTAACTCCAGAGATATTTGGTAAGGTTCCTGCTGATGGTCTGAGATTTTTTGCCTTATATCAACGTTACGATAGTTTGGGGCAGGCGATCGCACAATTAATCAACAGTTTTACTCCCTGCTGTCTCACACATAATGACCTGAAGTTAAACAATATTCTCGTCTCCCTCGATTGGGAAGATATCGGTGATGAAAATATTGTGCGCTTAATTGACTGGGAACGTGGTAGTTGGGGAGACCCTGCTAACGATTTAGGAACACTGATTGCTAGCTACTTGCAAATCTGGTTGTACAGTATGGTGACTGGTAAATCAATTGCCATTGAGGAGTCTTTACGCTTAGCTGCTACTCCTTTGTACGTTCTCCAACCTTCTTTGAGGGAGTTGGTAATTGCTTATCTTACTCATTTTCCGGAAATCTTAGAACATCATCCCGACTTCTTACAACGGGTCATGCAATTTTGCGGTTTAGCACTCATTACCGCTATTCAAGCCCAACTCCAATATGAAAAAACCTTTGGTAATGTGGGTATTTGTATGCTACAAGTCGCCAAAAGTTTGTTGTGTCGTCCAGAAGCATCTGTGCAAACGATTTTTGGTGTCCAGTTATCAGACCTCTCTCCTGTAAGTTTGTCTCAGGTTTAA